The segment CCTGAGTACCGGGGAAAACGCCGCTGTCCAGCAAAGAAGACATCATGCGCAACTCGCCTTTCGGGGTTTTCAGGCCATATGGGTTTTCGAAGTCTTTCCGCATCATGATCATTCCGCCACGAGGTCCACGCAATGTTTTGTGGGTAGTGGTGGTCACAATGTGGCAGAACTCAAATGGGTCGTTCAACAAGCCCGTGGCAATTAAACCAGCCGGGTGAGAAATATCTGCTAACAGTAATGCCCCCACCGCATCGGCGGCTTCGCGCAAGGCCTGGTAGTTCCAGTCACGGGAATACGCTGAAGCACCGCAGATGATCAGTTTCGGTTTTTCGCGTTCCGCTACTTCCCTAACTTTTGCCCAGTTGATCTCGCCGGTCTCAGGCTCCACGCCATAGAACGAAGGCTGGTACAATTTACCCGAGAAGTTCACCAAAGATCCGTGGGTTAAGTGCCCGCCATGCGATAAATCAAAGCCAAGGATCTTGTCACCCGGGTTCAGAATTGCCAACATCACCGCGGCATTTGCCTGTGCTCCTGAGTGCGGCTGCACGTTCACCCACTCCGCTCCAAATAATTGCTTTGCCCGGTCAATGGCCAACTGCTCAGATTGGTCTACAATCTCGCAGCCACCGTAGTAGCGTTTTGAAGGAAGCCCCTCAGCGTATTTATTAGTAAGCACACTGCCCATGGCTTCCATCACCTGGTCTGAAACAAAGTTCTCTGAGGCAATAAGTTCTATACCATGCAGCTGGCGCTGATGCTCTTTTTGGATAAGGTCAAAGATTTGAGAATCGCGTTGCATTTGTGTTCTGTTAGTAGGTCCCCAAAAGTACTGCCAATGCAGCAAATAACCAATGGTTTAGGTGGACAAGGCGGAATAGATTAAGCTGCTGGTTTTTGTTTTAGGACCGTTTCCCAGAAAACGAACAAAAAACTATAGGCAAGGCTGAGGGTTTTTACCAAGGCTCTGTTATTATATTTGAATCTGTTTTTACAAAAAAAGCATTTAAACCCACCTTTCTTTTCTATAGAAAACATAGAGTTTAGAGCATAAAAAAAGGGAAGCTACTGCTTCCCTTTTTTTATGGAGTTGAGTTTGGTTATTGCTTCACAACTCGTGTGGTAGTGGTTTCGCCGTTTAATTCAGTTGATAAGATGAACATTCCTTTGCTTAAGGTAGTGATGCTCAAAGGAAGCTCAATGTAAGAAACTCCGCTTTCAACTGAGAACACTTGTTCAAAGGCTTTCTTGCCAGTTACATAATAGAGTACTACTGTCATGTTGCCTGCGTTTTCAGCCTCTACTCTAATGTTCAGGTTCTGATTCTCTCCAAATGGATTTGGATATGCCTTCACTAGAATAGGAGTGTTAGTTGAGGCAATGTTCTTCACTGCAATGGTTTTGGTGTACTCAGAAGTACCATTCAAATCAACTTGCTTCAAGCGGTAGTAGGTCACAACACCTTTTGCAGCAGTAGCATCTAAAGCTTCATAAGAAGTTACTGAACTGCTGTTAGTCACCTTGCTGTTCACACGCTGAATTGTTCTGAACTCTTCTTTAGCAGGGTTCTGGCTAGCTTGAACTTCAAAGTAAGCGTTGTCCTGCTCAGAAGCTGTCTTCCAGGTTAACGTGATTCCTTTCGCATTGCTCTTTCCGGTGAATTCTACTAATTCAACTGGAAGGGTAGTTGACTCAAGTACGGTGAAAGCTGCACTATCAGATCCTGCTGCTGTTGTTTTTACTACTATAAATCCATCACCAATTGTAGCTCCTGTTGGAACCGTTAAGACTATAGTGTTGATATCAGTATTTGTATATGTAGCCACCGCGCCATTAACTGTGACACTAGAGATGTTCTCTAAGTTTTGTCCTTTTACTGTGATTTCATCACCTCTTTTA is part of the Rufibacter tibetensis genome and harbors:
- a CDS encoding serine hydroxymethyltransferase, producing the protein MQRDSQIFDLIQKEHQRQLHGIELIASENFVSDQVMEAMGSVLTNKYAEGLPSKRYYGGCEIVDQSEQLAIDRAKQLFGAEWVNVQPHSGAQANAAVMLAILNPGDKILGFDLSHGGHLTHGSLVNFSGKLYQPSFYGVEPETGEINWAKVREVAEREKPKLIICGASAYSRDWNYQALREAADAVGALLLADISHPAGLIATGLLNDPFEFCHIVTTTTHKTLRGPRGGMIMMRKDFENPYGLKTPKGELRMMSSLLDSGVFPGTQGGPLEHVIAAKAVAFHEALSPSYKEYTAQVQKNAQVLAKSFVDRGYKIISSGTDNHLMLIDLRSKDLTGKLAENTLIKADITINKNMVPFDDKSPFVTSGIRIGSAAVTTRGLKEQDMDRIVDYIDRVLMNHDNETILSETRKEINNWMQQFPLFSY